The Clostridioides sp. ES-S-0010-02 genome window below encodes:
- a CDS encoding cobalt-precorrin-7 (C(5))-methyltransferase, whose product MINIIGLGPGNLDYITKKGENLISTSDVLIGGRRNLESVKNFEGEKIILDSNLREIVEYINNNSEKQISIIASGDPLIYGIGKYLSKNIDNKMLNMVSGISSLQYIFSRIYVDMNDLYITSSHGKIPDFDYILSHKKVCMVTDSKIGPKQISKEIIDRNLNKIIVVGENLSYDNEKITIAKPDEIIRMDNFGMNVVVILDEE is encoded by the coding sequence ATGATAAATATAATAGGTTTAGGGCCTGGTAACTTAGACTATATAACAAAAAAAGGTGAAAATTTAATTTCTACTTCAGATGTATTAATTGGTGGCAGAAGGAATTTAGAATCTGTAAAAAACTTTGAAGGAGAAAAAATAATATTAGATTCTAATTTAAGAGAAATTGTAGAGTATATAAATAACAATAGTGAAAAGCAAATATCAATAATAGCTTCAGGTGACCCACTGATATATGGTATAGGTAAGTATTTATCTAAAAATATTGATAATAAGATGTTAAATATGGTTTCTGGAATTAGTTCTTTACAATATATATTTTCAAGGATATATGTTGATATGAATGATTTATATATTACCAGTAGCCATGGTAAAATACCAGATTTCGATTATATACTATCACATAAAAAAGTATGTATGGTTACAGATTCTAAGATAGGACCAAAGCAAATAAGTAAAGAAATAATAGATAGGAATTTAAATAAAATTATTGTTGTAGGTGAGAATTTATCATATGACAATGAAAAAATAACAATAGCAAAGCCAGATGAAATAATAAGAATGGACAATTTCGGAATGAATGTTGTGGTGATTTTAGATGAGGAATAG
- a CDS encoding cobalt-precorrin-5B (C(1))-methyltransferase gives MEEYVYIDGKKYRRGYTTGSCATGASKAAVYMMITKNKIDTINIDTPKGIPLSLNIDNVNISDDFVECSVKKDGGDDIDATHTMDIYARVEIISKTDDSNSYLTLENIDNINISEECQSELYKFIRVYGGTGIGVVTKKGLSVGVGKPAINPTPLRMINQEIIKLIESDFESMLGHDKVLKITIFAPQGEKIAKKTFNPRLGIVGGISIIGTTGIVEPMSDEGWKKSLSIELQMKKEQGLDKIILVPGNHGEQFIREKLNLDIKYVVRTSNFIGYMIKEAQRIGYKKILMAGHIGKFIKVSAGIFNTHSKVADARSEILVANLALMGATHEFLHKINQCLTAEEAVELINNSEYKQVYNILSNKCRDRVKQYLNEDVDDIDVEVIIFSMDKSLLGKSDNTDDLLEVFI, from the coding sequence ATGGAAGAATATGTATATATAGATGGGAAAAAGTATCGAAGAGGATATACTACAGGTTCTTGTGCTACAGGTGCATCTAAGGCTGCTGTGTATATGATGATTACAAAAAATAAAATTGATACAATAAACATAGATACTCCTAAGGGAATACCACTATCATTAAATATTGATAATGTAAACATTTCTGATGATTTTGTGGAATGTTCTGTAAAAAAAGATGGTGGAGATGATATAGATGCAACACATACTATGGATATCTATGCAAGAGTTGAAATTATATCTAAAACTGATGATAGCAATAGTTATCTTACCTTAGAAAATATTGATAACATAAATATTAGTGAAGAATGTCAAAGTGAACTCTATAAATTTATTAGGGTCTATGGTGGAACTGGTATTGGAGTAGTAACTAAAAAAGGATTAAGTGTAGGTGTTGGTAAACCTGCCATAAATCCAACTCCATTAAGAATGATAAATCAAGAAATAATAAAGCTTATAGAAAGTGATTTTGAATCTATGCTTGGGCATGATAAAGTTTTAAAAATAACAATCTTTGCTCCACAAGGAGAAAAAATAGCAAAAAAAACATTTAATCCAAGGTTAGGGATAGTTGGAGGAATATCTATAATAGGAACAACTGGGATAGTTGAGCCAATGAGCGATGAGGGCTGGAAAAAATCTTTATCTATAGAACTCCAAATGAAAAAAGAACAAGGTTTAGACAAGATAATATTAGTTCCAGGAAATCATGGAGAACAATTTATAAGAGAGAAACTGAACTTAGATATTAAGTATGTAGTAAGAACCAGTAATTTTATTGGTTATATGATTAAAGAGGCTCAAAGAATAGGATATAAAAAAATATTGATGGCTGGGCATATAGGTAAATTTATAAAAGTATCAGCTGGGATTTTTAATACTCATAGTAAAGTAGCAGATGCTAGAAGTGAGATATTAGTGGCAAATCTAGCTTTAATGGGAGCTACACATGAATTTTTACATAAAATAAATCAGTGTTTAACTGCTGAAGAAGCTGTAGAGTTAATAAATAATAGCGAATATAAACAGGTTTATAATATATTGAGTAATAAATGTAGAGATAGAGTAAAGCAATATTTAAATGAAGATGTAGATGATATTGATGTAGAAGTAATAATTTTTTCAATGGATAAGTCTTTGTTAGGAAAATCAGATAATACAGATGATTTATTGGAGGTTTTTATATGA
- a CDS encoding decarboxylating cobalt-precorrin-6B (C(15))-methyltransferase, whose amino-acid sequence MRNSEFITGKVPITKEEVRAISISKLDLVNAESFIDIGAGTGSVSIEAAYNYPNLEVISIEKNDAAVELIEKNIKKFNLKNVEVIKGYAPIKISLNTKVDSIFLGGTGNNLEEIIAWSKKTLITGGRLVANFIIIETFNQTLKLLRKYGFKEIDVCVLNVSKLEKLGKGEYFKPLNPIYIISCEKGEDDDE is encoded by the coding sequence ATGAGGAATAGTGAATTTATAACAGGTAAGGTTCCAATTACTAAAGAAGAAGTTAGAGCAATATCAATAAGCAAACTAGATTTAGTAAATGCTGAGAGTTTTATAGATATAGGTGCTGGTACAGGAAGTGTAAGCATTGAAGCTGCATATAACTATCCCAACCTAGAGGTTATATCTATAGAGAAAAATGATGCTGCTGTAGAACTTATAGAAAAAAATATTAAAAAGTTTAATTTGAAAAATGTAGAAGTAATAAAAGGCTATGCACCGATAAAGATAAGCTTAAATACTAAAGTTGATTCTATTTTTCTTGGGGGTACTGGAAATAACTTAGAAGAAATAATAGCATGGTCTAAAAAAACTTTAATTACAGGAGGAAGACTTGTAGCTAATTTTATAATCATAGAAACATTTAACCAAACTCTAAAGTTACTTAGAAAATATGGGTTTAAAGAAATAGATGTATGTGTTTTAAATGTTTCTAAACTAGAGAAACTGGGAAAAGGTGAATATTTTAAACCACTAAATCCTATATATATAATATCTTGTGAAAAAGGGGAAGATGATGATGAATAA